ACGCCTGTGCCAATGGCAATCCCGATCTGCTCCGCATTGAGATCGGTAATCTCCAGCTGAGCATCTTGCAGCGCCTGCTGGCTGGCAACCACCGCAAACTGAGCAAAGCGATCCATCCGCTTGGCCTCCTTACGGTCGAGAAAGCTAGTCGGGTCAAACCCTTTAACTTCCCCAGCAATCCGGGCTACGTGCTTAGAAGCATCAAAGGCCGTAATTAGGCCGATGCCGTTACGACCTGAGGTCAGCCCCTCCCAGTATTCTGCCAGCGTGTTTCCAATGGGAGTAATGGCCCCCATTCCCGTTACCACAACGCGCTTTTTCTCAAGATTTGCCATGATCTAACTCGGTTTTAGAGGCAAAACGCCCACTATCGAAAACCGCCAAAGGCGGCTTTACAGGTCAACAGATAACTTCGCTTAGGCAGCAGTTTTTTCTTTGATGAAATCAACGGCGGCCTGTACCGTGCCAATCCCTTCTGCAGCTTCGTCAGGAATTTCGATGTCAAATTCCTCTTCGAGCGCCATCACGAGCTCAACGGTGTCAAGGGAGTCTGCCCCCAAATCGTTGGCAAAGCTGGCTTCGGGCTTGACTTCTGCCTCGTCTACCCCGAGTTGCTCGGCCACAATTTTCTTGACTTTCTCAAAAACCTCTTCGCTCATATCACTCCTTAAGAACCTTTGCGCAGCGATTGACAGTCAGCACAATACCCTAAAACCATGAGCTTTGTCCGATTTCTGTACAAAAAACCGGCCCATCGGGCAAGAGAAAACTCATAGAAATAGGCATCTCTTCATCTTATAAGAAAGCGTGACTGACATTGGGGAAATCCTGACCAGATTGACTCACTAACGCTCTAATGTGGATCCTGATCAGCCTGGCCTGAAAGGGCCGTCAATATTACGTTCCATTAAGGTTTTCAAAGGCCAGGGGTAATGGGCGAAAAGCGTCGCTATAGACTATTCAATGATTGGGAAACCCTTACTGATAAGCAGTTCTGGTAAACCTGATTTTTAAGGTTCGCCTAGTCTGTCTAGACGCAGTAAATTAACATTGGAGTCTTCATTCAATGTCTCATACAGTCAAAATCTACGATACCTGTATCGGCTGCACGCAGTGCGTACGGGCTTGTCCTACGGACGTTCTGGAGATGGTGCCCTGGGATGGCTGCAAGGCCGGTCAGATTGCCTCTTCCCCTCGGACTGAGGACTGTGTTGGCTGCAAGCGTTGCGAGACGGCTTGCCCAACCGATTTCCTGAGCATTCGGGTTTATCTCGGTCCTGAGACTACCCGCAGCATGGGTCTGGCTTACTAGATCCCACTTTAAGAAACTTCGTTTTTCTTAGCTCTTCCAGATTTCTTTCTGGGAGAGTTTTTTTGGTTTGATACAGGAGAAAGGGTTGGTGCGGGGTGGATTACACGAGGGTTGCGGGCTGCCTTTGGAGTCCGTCCCTGAGGCCCTTTAGCTTAGCCAGTAGGGTGTGTATGTGTCGCCTGGCGGAACACAGCCATTCGCAGCGAATTCGCCAACGGAACCCGCTTCTCGCTAGATTGGGTGCGTCACGCATTGCGATAACACACCCTGCTGGGGCTATCTGGGGCTACCTGTTTAGCGACGAAGCCTAGCGCAGGGCAAACTTGCGTACCGCTAGTAGGCTGCCCATCAACCCCACTAGCATCCCCATGCCCAGCAAAGAGAGCGGCAGCATGATCAGCTGCTGAGCGCTGAGCTGCAGACCATTGGCGAGAAACTGAATGAAATCAGGCTGCTGACTGGCCACTTCCTGGATAAATTGCTGAATGCCGAACAGCAGCCCCCAGGCAATACCAGCTCCGGCTAGGCCAAAGGTAGCTCCCTGCAGAATAAACGGCAGGTAGATCCAAACGTGAGTGGCTCCGACGAGCTGCATGACTTCGATTTCGCGGCGGCGGGCCATCACAATCAGGCGGATGGTGGTGGTGATGACAGCGGTTGCAGTCAAGCTCAAAATGCCGATGATAAACAGACTGACCCACTTCAAGCCATCGTTGAGCTGGGCCAGACGAGTCACTGCTTCATCAACGTAGCGCACTTCGTCAACACCCTGCATCTCCGTGAGTTTGGTGGCCAGGTTGGGAACATCTTCGGAGGAGCGCACCTTGACCTTAATTTCGTCTACCAGCGGATTGCCATTGAGCTGCTCAGTGGCTCCTTCAATGTCAGAAATACCCAGGTCTTCAACCAGTGCCTGCCAGGCAAACTCTTTGCTTACGGGCCTGACCGAAATCACCTCCGGCATTGCCTGCACAACAGGCAGCAGGGTATCTGCCTGCACACCGCTCTCTAAATACGCTGACACCTCTAGCTGGCTGCCAAACTGGTTGAGCAACCGCTCAACCTGCCAGGTTGACTGCAGGCTAATGCCAAACAAAAACAGCAGAACGGTAATGGTGCTGACGGCGGCCCAGTTCATCCAGCCGCCCCGGCGTAGGCCGAGCAGCGTTTCTCGCAGCAGGTAGTCGGTCTTGGTCAGGAACTTCAACATAGCTAGTCCTAAACACGGCGGGTGAGAG
The window above is part of the Pseudanabaena sp. FACHB-2040 genome. Proteins encoded here:
- the acpP gene encoding acyl carrier protein, with product MSEEVFEKVKKIVAEQLGVDEAEVKPEASFANDLGADSLDTVELVMALEEEFDIEIPDEAAEGIGTVQAAVDFIKEKTAA
- the psaC gene encoding photosystem I iron-sulfur center protein PsaC — translated: MSHTVKIYDTCIGCTQCVRACPTDVLEMVPWDGCKAGQIASSPRTEDCVGCKRCETACPTDFLSIRVYLGPETTRSMGLAY
- a CDS encoding ABC transporter permease — its product is MLKFLTKTDYLLRETLLGLRRGGWMNWAAVSTITVLLFLFGISLQSTWQVERLLNQFGSQLEVSAYLESGVQADTLLPVVQAMPEVISVRPVSKEFAWQALVEDLGISDIEGATEQLNGNPLVDEIKVKVRSSEDVPNLATKLTEMQGVDEVRYVDEAVTRLAQLNDGLKWVSLFIIGILSLTATAVITTTIRLIVMARRREIEVMQLVGATHVWIYLPFILQGATFGLAGAGIAWGLLFGIQQFIQEVASQQPDFIQFLANGLQLSAQQLIMLPLSLLGMGMLVGLMGSLLAVRKFALR